A window of the Brassica oleracea var. oleracea cultivar TO1000 chromosome C1, BOL, whole genome shotgun sequence genome harbors these coding sequences:
- the LOC106297392 gene encoding RING-H2 finger protein ATL29, producing the protein MSTYPSSLPPHSPSENYVTPPLTVILTVILLVFFFIGFFTLYFCKCFLDAMMQAWRLRHGGEAEATENPIQPPEAPTVNPGLELRIINSFPTFPYSSVRDLREEKYGLECAICLLEFDGDHVLRLLTTCYHVFHQECIDLWFESHKTCPVCRHDLDPPPQENTTITLPNVDEMIIDVIQENSDDDQHHRTTTQIDTWPSSGQNSCLNNERSRKEQTLPDKFSRSHSTGHSIVRNKPEEEDRYTLRLPEHVKIKVTRGHGQTESCVTFGEIIRNKCDHRRFGEVSNQTAVTQSEN; encoded by the coding sequence ATGTCGACATATCCTTCATCTTTACCGCCACATTCTCCATCAGAAAACTACGTCACACCGCCTTTGACGGTCATCCTCACCGTCATACTCCTTGTTTTCTTCTTCATAGGTTTTTTCACGCTTTATTTCTGCAAGTGTTTTCTCGACGCCATGATGCAAGCTTGGCGTCTCCGCCATGGAGGAGAAGCCGAAGCAACCGAAAATCCCATCCAGCCACCGGAAGCTCCCACGGTTAATCCCGGCCTCGAACTTCGCATCATAAACTCGTTTCCCACTTTTCCTTATTCCTCCGTTAGAGATCTCCGGGAAGAGAAATATGGCCTCGAGTGCGCTATATGTCTACTAGAATTCGACGGAGATCACGTGCTACGTCTCTTGACCACATGCTACCACGTATTTCACCAAGAATGCATTGATCTTTGGTTCGAATCTCACAAAACTTGTCCCGTTTGTCGCCATGATCTTGATCCTCCACCGCAAGAAAACACCACCATTACGCTGCCTAACGTCGATGAGATGATCATTGATGTGATTCAAGAAAATAGCGACGACGATCAGCATCATCGGACAACAACACAGATTGATACTTGGCCGTCTTCAGGACAAAACAGTTGCTTAAACAATGAAAGATCGAGAAAAGAACAAACTCTGCCGGATAAATTCTCGAGATCACATTCGACGGGACATTCAATAGTGAGAAACAAACCGGAGGAAGAAGATAGGTATACATTGAGATTACCGGAGCATGTCAAGATCAAGGTTACAAGAGGACATGGCCAAACAGAAAGTTGTGTTACTTTTGGTGAAATTATTAGAAACAAATGTGATCATCGCCGGTTTGGTGAAGTCTCCAACCAAACGGCTGTTACACAATCAGAAAATTAA